TCGCTGCTTGGTAGAGGGTTTGTACGCTTTGGCCATGGTGGGGAAAGATCGCCAGGCCGGCCCGGCAAACCGCTTGAATGGCATGGTGCTCGGCTTGGAAATGCTGTTGCTGAAAGGCGGTGAATACCTCTAGAAGTCGTTGTCGGGCATGGGGTTGACTGATGCCGTAAAGCCCCACTACCAAGGTATCGCTGTTCCAACGGCATAAGACATCTTCTTGGCGAAACCGCTGTTGTAGTAATTGGCCGAGATAGGACAGTACGTGATTCCCTAGCTCATGGCTGTGCTGATGATGGCAGGCAGAGAGGGGGTCAATGGCAACTAAGGCGAGGGAGAATTCTTGTTGTTGCCGCTGCGCCAGCCGCAGTAGCCGTTGCAGGTCTTCTGTGCCCCGTCGTCGGTTACTGAGGCCGGTCAGGTCATCTATATAGGGGAGTTGCCGTTGACTGCGGGTGTGTTCTAGGCGAGTCAGAATACGCGCTACTAATTCTGGGCCAATGACTGGTTTGCGGACAAAATCATCGGCTCCGGCTAAGAAGCTCTGTTGAATTTGCTCGGGATCGCCGTGGGCCGAGAGAAATAAGACGGGCAGGTCATGCCAGTGGGGATGATTGCGTACTGCTTGGCAGAGCTCAATGCCACTGATGTCAGGCATTTCGATGTCCAGAATCAGCAGGTCTGGCACGAGGTCCTCTAGGGTAGTCCAGAAGTGGGTGGGATGATCTAGCAGGCCGAGGTGGAAACCCCAGGGTTGCAGAATGTGGTGTAGGTGGTCCAGGATGTGTAGATCGTCATCGACGATTAGCAGGTGTTCAGCCGGTCGCAGGCCCGTGTTGAGGACCTGCACTAAGGTGACGAGGATTTGGGAGGGGGGAGTTACACTCTGCAAGATGGCCTGGGCTCCAGCTTGGATGAGTTTGACCCGCACCTCCAGGGTCTGCTGGTCGAGTAACCCCACCACAGGCATATGACGGCTGAGTTCCCGGACCGAGGCCAAGACGGTGGCCAGGGGCTGATCATTTAAGTCCAGCAGAGCCAATTGCGGCGAGGCACTGGCGAAGGACTGGCGGGCCGCTTCCATGTCTACCGTTACCATGAGTTGGACATCCCAGGGGGAGACTTCCTGCTGGATGTGCTGGACCAACTCCTCGTTTGGGCTAATCAGTAAGACTGGGATTTCTAGGGGAGTGGCAGAAAAGGTCGATTTGGTGGCGGCGGTGATCGTAGAGGGTAGGGGCTGATGGAGGATGGCCCGCAGCTGGTCGAGCCGGTCGAGCAGCTGAGTCAGTGTGGCATCGGCGAGGGGAGACTCTGCTGCTAGGGACTGCTCTAAGGTGCGAGCGATCTGGGTGCCTTCTGGAAACCCAAAGCATCCCAAAGAGCCAGCGAGTTTGTGGGCTTCTTGATGGAGGGCTGATTGCAGGGGAGTCTGAGTTGCATCCTGGCGCAGGTGTTGGGCTTGACGCTGCATGGTGTCTACCCGATGGAGGAAGGTGGCTCGGTGCTGCTCTAGCACCGTTTGAATTGTCCGGGTATCGGTATCATCTGTCAGGGACGAGATGGAGGGGGGAGTGGGCCAGGGGTCTGGTAGGGCCTTGAGCCGGTAGCCGAGGCCGTAGACGGTTTCAATGATGTCGTCTTGTAGGCCACTGGCGCGTAATTTCCTACGCAGGCCTTTGATATGGACTGTGATGGCGTTGTCGGAGGGGCTGTCTTCGAAGCTCCAGAGACGCTCGATGATGGCGCTGCGGCTGAAGACTCGTTGGGGATTGCGCAGGAAGAGTTCTAGCAGTTGATATTCTTTGGCGGTCAGGGCTATTTCTTGGCCCTGGTAGGTGACTTCTCCGGCAATGGGGTTGAGCTGTAGGTCGCCCCAGTGGAGGATGGTGTCGGTGATGGCGTTGCCGCGGCGCAGCAAGGCCCGAATCCGAGCCAAGAGCTCGGGCAGATAGTAAGGCTTCACCACGTAGTCATCGGCACCGGCATCCAGGCCAGCCACAATATCGGCGTGGGCGTCCTTGGCCGTTAGCAGCAGGATGGGTTGTTGATAGCCGTGCGATCGCAACTCGCAACAGACACTGAGGCCATCAAGGGACGGTAGCAGCCAATCCAGCAAAATCAGATCGTAATTCCAAGTCTGAGCTAGAGACAGGGCCGTCTGACCATCGGCAGCAACGCTCACCTGATAGTGATGCTGGCTCAGCGCCTCTGCCAGGGCAGCACTGGTGTCTTTATCATCATCAACCACCAATATCTTTACCGCTGAAGGCCGGGCTGGCGGTGGAGAAGGGGGACTCGATGGCGGCATATGCGATACCTGATAGGCACCTATAGGACGATGGTAACGATCCCACGCCTGCTTGGGGACGTTGCGCCAGCATTATGATGACTATGGGGACTAGGCATTGGCTGGATAGGCGACTTGCCTGAGCAGGGTCATCGGCCCCACCGCCTTGAGCAGGGCCAGTTGATCGGGGTTTTTGACCAGAAGAGAGCCGGCAAACCCCAGGGAGTTGACGGGGATGGAGCGATAGCTCTCTTGCGATCGCACCACCACCATCATCCACTGGTGTGTCAGCAATAGGTTATAGGGGGCCGACGGTTGCGGCGTCTGCAGCGACACCCCCAGGGCAGTCAGCAAGGCCCCGTAGGTGGCCAGTAAGCGAGCGGCAGCCTGCATGGGCTGACTCCAGTCGAGCGATAGTGAGACAATCCGATGCTGGAATGGCAAGCTGGGCACCGTATCTGGAACTGCTGCCGGCATCGCCTCAGCAATCAAGGCATTGAGTGGCACCGCTGGGGCCTCGGGAGCTAGGGGTAAGGGAACCAGCTGTAGATGCTTATGGCGCTGGCTCGCCCCTGCCCGGGTGCCGCTATTGTAGAACCCGAGACCGTCGATCTCTGCCATGGCTACTGCAAGCGCCTGAAAATCTGCCAAAGTCAGCCAACTATCCTGCTCTTCAAAGGCACGAGTGATGATCAAAATATGATGGGCTACCACATTGAACTTATTGAGCAGGCACACATGGGTCTCGGAGAGATTGGCGACAAATAGATCCTCTTCATAAGGCAAAAACGGATTGAAATCTCGTGGCTGCTGCCGCTTAGCCCGTTCTTTGCGGACGAGATTGGCCAGAATCCTGACTAGAAACCACATGCCCGCTTGTTCTAAGAACTGATATCGGGTATCGATGGGCTGCAGCGCGCCGCAGGCAAGGGCATGTTGGGTCTGGGTCTGAACCCTGGGCCAGAGCCGATCCGATGCCCGGGGCGGAGGCGACGACAGTGCCATAAGCTACAGCAGAGAAACAGTCAATTGCACTCTACCAAACCTATCAGATCACCCTGGGCAGGAAGCGGAACAGGGGAAAGGGTAGTACGAGTGAGGGGGATGGGGAAAGTGCTAGCTGCCGTATTAACTGCTCGCGACGAATTAAACGATCGAGATAAAACTAAACTCGGCGTTATGCTTTTTAATGCTTTTTTATGATTACGAAGCTGCCTAAAGCTCATGGTTCCAGCCATTTTGAAGCGATCAAAATAGATACTTTACAAAGAAATCCGATGGCCTCTGACAGAATGATCCCAGAAAATAATGATCCCAGAAAATAATGATCCCAGAAAATAATGATCCCAGAAATAAGGCCGAAATGTTTTATTCCTAACATAGGAAATAACCAGAAATACTGACCATGGCCACTCAAAGCCTAGGACAATTTTGCCCCCAATAGGGTCCTAGTCGGGGAGGCTGATCAGCACTTAACTTATGGGTCGCAGCTATCGATCCCCCGATCAAGTTCGAAACAATTGGATACGGGTTTTCCCTATGGCAACATCTGCTCCTCATCTCACGCCTATTGTTGACGGCAGCATCGATCGAGACCCCTTGATGGTGGGGCCGACCACGTCGCTGATCGAGGTGTTGGCCCTCATGAGTCAAACCCTCAGCGTCCAGCAGCAAGGGGTATCTCAGGCGTTGATCTCGCCAGGGAGTCGCGATCGCAGCAGTAGTGTCTTGGTCGTTGAAAACCATCGCCTCATGGGAATTTTTACGGAGCGAGATCTGGTCAAACTAGTGGCTGCCCAGCATTCCCTGGCGGGAGTCGAGGTGGGGCAAGTCATGAGTTCAGAGGTGGTGGTGGTGGCGGTCGAGCAGCTGACGGATATTTTTGTGCCCCTAGACCTCATGCGTCGGCACCATATCCGGCATCTGCCAGTGGTAGACGCCGACTATCATCCCCTAGGACTGATTACCCAGCGAAAGCTGCTGCAGACCCTAAAACCCGGCACCTTGCTACGCTTTCGGCCGGTTGCCGATGTCATGACCCCTGATGTGGTGCAGGGGCCACCTACCATGACCCTGCTGCAGGTGGCCAGATTAATGCGAGATCGCCTAGTCAGCTGTGTGGTGATCACGGCGCCAGTGACTCAGGGGATTAACCGTGAACCGAGTGCCGCCCGGACGGTGGGGCGAACGCCCGTGGGCATCATCACCGAGCGGGACCTGGTGCAAGTAAAAGCCCTAGAGTTTGACTTCGAGCAGATTCAAGCTCAGGTGGTGATGAGTACCCCCCTTTTCTTAGTCAGACCTGAAGAGATGTTACTCAAGGCCCAGACCTTGATGCGAGAGCGTCGGCTGCGACGGCTAGTGGTGGCAGACGGCGATGGCCAATTGCGCGGTATCCTGACCCAGAGCAGTCTGTTGCGGGTGCTCACCCCTGGTAAGCTATACAACACTGTGAGTCAACTGGAGCAGCGCCTAGTCAGGCTAGAGGCCGAAAAGAAGGCCCTGACAGTGAATCAAAATGCTGAATTAGAGCATCAACTCGAGGATCAGAGCCACTGCTTGGAGCAGCATCTCAGTTACAGCAATTTCCTGGAGCAGCTGTCGCACCAAGTGTGGGCGGCAACCGATCTAATCACACTGTTTAAGTGGGCCATGGCCGATCTCAATCGCCTGTTGCGGGCCAACCGCATGCTGACCTATCAATTTGCCACGGCTAACACTGGGTTGGTGATTGCGGAAGCCATTCAAGGCCCCTGGACTAAATTGATTGGCCGCTTCGTCGAAGACCCCTGTTTTGACGAAGAAGTGGGGGATTTTTATCGCCAAGGTCACTGCCGGGCGATTCAAGATATTTATGATATCCACCTCAGTGATTGCCATCGCAGTCTCTTGGAGCTGCTTGAAGTCAAGGCGTATATCGTAGTGCCCCTAGTGGTGCCGGTGAATCCGATGGCACCGCCTGATGGTCAGATGCTGTGGGGCTTATTGATGGCCCAACAATGTGATAGTGCCCGGGCTTGGGATGCCCTTGAGTTGAGCCTCCTGAGGCAAGTGGCCATACTGCTGGCGATCGCGGTGCAAAAGTTAGCACTCATGTATAAGCGGCCGCCTCAACCGATTGATGCGAATCATCCCCTGGTGACTGCAACATCGCTACCGGCAATTGCCTTGGCGTGTTCCCTCGAGTAGTCTGCGTCGCATGCACCACGTTCTGGTTGACGCTGCCGCGCGTAGCTCCTTAACCCACGGCAGCCATCAATAGAGCCAATCTCGGTATTGGGGATGAGCTTTCATCTCTTCGAAGAGCCATACCATGCGGTCAATAAACCAGGTTTTCCCCAGAATCACCCAGGATAGGCCCAGCAGCGTTGGCCATAGTGCCAGGGTGATGATTCCCCAGAGGCATGTCACAAACCCGACGGCATTAATCAAATTCGTGACCGCAATCACCGGTCGATGATGGCCAGGAATCGGCACCTGCTTTTGATTCAGCCAGACTCGCTCACCCAGCACGCCTTTGGAGGCCCAGTTGTGGGTGCTGCGAGGTTTGGGAAACAGTCGTGGGTTCAGCCAAATCCAGAGCAGCACTAGGCCCGCTGGCACCAGCGCCCACCAGCCCCACCAGAACCGGCTCCACCCGGCCAGCACCAGCAGCGGCAAACTGGAATAGCGGCTCCAAACACTCCAGGGATTGGTGTGACGCTGCCAGACGCGATCGCTCATCTGGAAAAGCTGAGCAATTCTTTCGCCATAGGTCATGGGGCAGTCTCTCCAAGCATGTGCAGCGAGCTGATTGGCCACGCGTTCAAACGCCCATCGCCGCTCGGGTGGCAAAGATAACGATACCAATCCCAAGCAATTCCATTGTGATGCCGTAGATCAGTCGTTGCAATGGACTGAGAGCAGGCACTGCGATCGCAGCCGCACAGCAGTGAGGCTCTAGCAGCCCAACGCTGCCCGCGCCAGACGACATACAGCAGCAGGCTGAATTAAATTTTGGGCGGCGTGGACTGGCTGGCAGTCGGTCGATCCGTCTCCTCTGGCACCAGATGACTAACCAGCAGCTTCAAGAACAAAAAGGGTAGCAGCCATTCTAGGCCGGGCGTCGGGGTGAGCCAGTAGCGATCGCCCAGCAACGCCAACCCATACAGCCCTAGCGCGATGGGACGCTGGAGATAGCGGTGCGATCGCACAATCACCAGCGAGGCCATGAGGAGATATGCGGAAACGCCCCCAAAGAAGCCCCAATCGCCGCTGCGCAACACCAGCGCCACCAGCAAAATATGTACCAGGTGCAGACAGACAAAGGCAAAGTGCTGCCGCCATCCCTGGCCGGGACGGTGATACCACCGCTTGGCGGTGGCCGTGGCATTGGTGAGTACGCCACCTACCATGTCCAACCCCAGAAAAGCAATTAAGCCCAGCTGAAGTGGCGTCCACTCCACCGGTAAAGAGCGGGCATAGAGCGGAGCGATGATGGCGGCGGCGATCGCCGGCCCCAACTGCAACCACAGTTCCGCCTTCGTTGCCTTGGGCCCGGTCAACCGATCCAATCCTCCCAACCACCCAGGCCGTGGCTGGAGACTTGCCCGACTCGCTACGGCCTCTGGCCCAGTTTGCGCTTGACTAACTGACATTGCTTAACCCTTATAACAGTCGTTATGTACAGATATAACAACTGTTATGATAATCTGTCATGTCAGTGGACCAACCACTCAGCATTCTGGCCCTGGTTTTTCCGTGGATGCAGCGCTGATGCCCCAACCAGATCGTCGTCTCGAAGTCTCGGAAGCCGCCTGGCGCGTCATCGTCCGCGAAGGGTTAGACCGCACTAGTATGCGGGCGATCGCCCAAGAAATGGGCTGCACGACTGGCGTGGTAACCCACTACTTTCGCAATAAGCAGGAGTTGATCCTGTTTGCCCTCAGGCAGGTGAAGGAACGGTTGCAGGCTGCGATGGAGCAAGCCGTTGAGTCGGTGCCTGGTCCCGACCGACTGGTGGTGATGCTGGCGGCGTTTTTGCCGCTAGACAGCGAGCGTCAGGAGATCCTGCGGGTGTGGCTAGCGTTTTT
This portion of the Halomicronema hongdechloris C2206 genome encodes:
- a CDS encoding DUF6653 family protein — protein: MTYGERIAQLFQMSDRVWQRHTNPWSVWSRYSSLPLLVLAGWSRFWWGWWALVPAGLVLLWIWLNPRLFPKPRSTHNWASKGVLGERVWLNQKQVPIPGHHRPVIAVTNLINAVGFVTCLWGIITLALWPTLLGLSWVILGKTWFIDRMVWLFEEMKAHPQYRDWLY
- a CDS encoding CBS domain-containing protein — its product is MATSAPHLTPIVDGSIDRDPLMVGPTTSLIEVLALMSQTLSVQQQGVSQALISPGSRDRSSSVLVVENHRLMGIFTERDLVKLVAAQHSLAGVEVGQVMSSEVVVVAVEQLTDIFVPLDLMRRHHIRHLPVVDADYHPLGLITQRKLLQTLKPGTLLRFRPVADVMTPDVVQGPPTMTLLQVARLMRDRLVSCVVITAPVTQGINREPSAARTVGRTPVGIITERDLVQVKALEFDFEQIQAQVVMSTPLFLVRPEEMLLKAQTLMRERRLRRLVVADGDGQLRGILTQSSLLRVLTPGKLYNTVSQLEQRLVRLEAEKKALTVNQNAELEHQLEDQSHCLEQHLSYSNFLEQLSHQVWAATDLITLFKWAMADLNRLLRANRMLTYQFATANTGLVIAEAIQGPWTKLIGRFVEDPCFDEEVGDFYRQGHCRAIQDIYDIHLSDCHRSLLELLEVKAYIVVPLVVPVNPMAPPDGQMLWGLLMAQQCDSARAWDALELSLLRQVAILLAIAVQKLALMYKRPPQPIDANHPLVTATSLPAIALACSLE
- a CDS encoding response regulator, which codes for MPPSSPPSPPPARPSAVKILVVDDDKDTSAALAEALSQHHYQVSVAADGQTALSLAQTWNYDLILLDWLLPSLDGLSVCCELRSHGYQQPILLLTAKDAHADIVAGLDAGADDYVVKPYYLPELLARIRALLRRGNAITDTILHWGDLQLNPIAGEVTYQGQEIALTAKEYQLLELFLRNPQRVFSRSAIIERLWSFEDSPSDNAITVHIKGLRRKLRASGLQDDIIETVYGLGYRLKALPDPWPTPPSISSLTDDTDTRTIQTVLEQHRATFLHRVDTMQRQAQHLRQDATQTPLQSALHQEAHKLAGSLGCFGFPEGTQIARTLEQSLAAESPLADATLTQLLDRLDQLRAILHQPLPSTITAATKSTFSATPLEIPVLLISPNEELVQHIQQEVSPWDVQLMVTVDMEAARQSFASASPQLALLDLNDQPLATVLASVRELSRHMPVVGLLDQQTLEVRVKLIQAGAQAILQSVTPPSQILVTLVQVLNTGLRPAEHLLIVDDDLHILDHLHHILQPWGFHLGLLDHPTHFWTTLEDLVPDLLILDIEMPDISGIELCQAVRNHPHWHDLPVLFLSAHGDPEQIQQSFLAGADDFVRKPVIGPELVARILTRLEHTRSQRQLPYIDDLTGLSNRRRGTEDLQRLLRLAQRQQQEFSLALVAIDPLSACHHQHSHELGNHVLSYLGQLLQQRFRQEDVLCRWNSDTLVVGLYGISQPHARQRLLEVFTAFQQQHFQAEHHAIQAVCRAGLAIFPHHGQSVQTLYQAASAALGRAQATNQCLLLADASSQRLPMPQP
- a CDS encoding ATP adenylyltransferase family protein codes for the protein MALSSPPPRASDRLWPRVQTQTQHALACGALQPIDTRYQFLEQAGMWFLVRILANLVRKERAKRQQPRDFNPFLPYEEDLFVANLSETHVCLLNKFNVVAHHILIITRAFEEQDSWLTLADFQALAVAMAEIDGLGFYNSGTRAGASQRHKHLQLVPLPLAPEAPAVPLNALIAEAMPAAVPDTVPSLPFQHRIVSLSLDWSQPMQAAARLLATYGALLTALGVSLQTPQPSAPYNLLLTHQWMMVVVRSQESYRSIPVNSLGFAGSLLVKNPDQLALLKAVGPMTLLRQVAYPANA
- a CDS encoding TetR/AcrR family transcriptional regulator, producing the protein MPQPDRRLEVSEAAWRVIVREGLDRTSMRAIAQEMGCTTGVVTHYFRNKQELILFALRQVKERLQAAMEQAVESVPGPDRLVVMLAAFLPLDSERQEILRVWLAFLGYAVGRDNLMADHQQSAAQLRTVIIQELEALKAQQILRSDIDPATEANALLALANGLSLDSLIQGQPLSLDQQRLVLQRYVKTLLIQD